CACCCTCTCCGGCCTCACGCTCCCGCCGGATCTGATCTGGTCCAACGAATTCGCCGCCGCGCTGGTCGGCCGCACCAGCCGCCGGACCATCGGCGGCGGGCTGGTCATCCAGGACACCGGCCTGTCCGGCGGCCGCCCGATTGACCTCACCGGAGAGGACGGCTGGTGCCTGCGGCCGGTGGTCGAAACGCTTTTTGCCTGGGCGTCCACGCCGGGCTGGACCGGCACGCTCACCCTACACGACGGCCGGACGTTTGCCGTGCGGTTCCGGTTCGGGGACGAGGCCCCGGTCACGGCCACGATGATCCGCGACGAGGCCGATCCGGACGCCACGACGCTTTACAATCTCAATCTGCGGATGGAGACGGTCTAGCCATGCCCGCCAAGGCGTCGCTACGTCTGGACTTCGGGTCCGATACCTGCCCCGGGGCGCTATTTGAAATGCCCGAGCAGGCCGTGGACCCGGGCGAGCTGATGACGCTGCGCATTTGGGCCGCCACCGAGGCCATGCTCGACGGCTACGAGCTGCGCCAGGGGTTGCAGTCGCTGGGGCTGGGCGAGCGGGTGGACTATCCCGGCCAGGTGACGTGCAAATATTTTGATTGGGCGGGCGAAAATACCGCCCAGCAGTTTACCTTCCCCGTCTCGCGCATCACCCGGGTGACCGCGTTCGCGCCGCTTTTGTGCGTGGTCGGCGACGAGTTGGTCACGGTCGCGCCCCAGGGCCACGACGTGACGGATAAATTCGTCCGCGTCGGTCACTCCTGCCTGGCGCCGATCCTGGGCCAGTTCCCCGGGCCGCTTTACGGCACCACCCACGCCGTGGCCGAGCGGCCGCCCTACGCCCGGGAATGGGCCTGGACCGCGCCCAGCGACCCGACCGGGGCGCAGTGGTTTTTCCTGTACCGGGGTGGCGTGCTCAAGCGCCGGTTTTCGCTGGCCCTGTCCGACGAGCCCGAGGACGCATCCATCAAATATGTGGATTGCAAAATCCGAGTGATCGACGCCGACACCGCCGGGGCCGTGCTCGGGGCGCAGGTCTACATCGAGATCGGCGAGGACTACGTGGATCTGGGCCTGACCGATGACCGCTACGGCTTCGTCAAGGTTTTCAATATCTTGTCCGGTGAATACCGGGTGGTGGTGGAGAAGGACGGCTACGAATCGAACGCCGAGATGATCACCATCACCCCGGACGGCGACGAGGTCCGGGTGCAAATCGAGGTGGCCGCCTGATGCCAGCCAAGGCCTCGCTCACACTCACATTTTCGGCCCGGGCTATGGATTGCGCCGGGGTCAAAATCGACATCCCGTCCGAGTCCGTGGACCCGGGCGAGGTGGTGCGCGTGGTCCTGTGGGGCGGCGCGGCCGACGATCTGGACGGCTACACCCTGCGCCAGGGCGCGCAAAACCTGGGGGCCGGGACCGTCGAGTCGCATCCCGGACAGACCGAGGTCAAGTTTTTCGAGCTGGCCGGGACGTTTGCGCCGCTGAAATTTGACTGGCCGGTGGCCAGCCTGGTGTCCGTGCACGCGCATAGCGGCGTGATGGCAGAGACAGCGGAGGGCATCAGGTGTGTGGCCATGCCCGGCGGCAACTTGCGCCATTTTTTCGGCCGCACCGGCGCGCGCTGCCTGACCTCCACCACGGGCGCGCCCAAGATGTACGGCACGATCCGGGCCGAGGCCACGCGCTCGCCGCACTGCCGGGTCTGGGAATGGACCGTGCCCCAGGTGCCGGACATGGATTTTTCCGGCGACGGCTGCCCGGCGGCGTCGCAGCGCGACGACGGCGACAGCGTGCAATGCTGGTTTTTCCTGTCGCGGTACGGCGTGCTGCAGGAAGAGTTTTCGGTCGAGCTGTCGGCCTACCGGGTCAAGGACAAATTGTGCGGCGCGGCGTCGGACCTCCTGTCGTTTATCTGGGAGCCGAGCCGAAAATGCTCTGGGTGGTACCGGGCCTGCCAGCTCCACGAGCAGGCCCACGCCTCGGACGTGCTCTACGTCCCGGACGACGCCCGGCCCGGCAACGATCTGGCTGGCGGGGCTGCGGCAGGCACCAACGGCGACCAGCAATCCAGCGTCCTGCCCTGGCTGCTGCACGGTGTGACGCCCCAGCAGGACGTGATTGAGTTCACGGGGATGCGCTATGATTGGTGATCCGATATCTTTGACGCAATATCTGCGCGATTCCTCGCCGTCGGTCTACAACCGGACGGAACGCACGGTTTTTTTGGTGCTGGCCTATCCGGACACTGCGGCCGGGCTGTATTTTCGATGCGAGATTTTTGAGTTCAGCACGTTGTCCAGCGCCATGCCGACGCTGGAACTGCTGGCCTATCCCGGCCTGCCGCAGTTTTTTGACGTGCTCACCCGGGCAGAATTGGCCTCGC
Above is a genomic segment from Desulfolutivibrio sulfodismutans DSM 3696 containing:
- a CDS encoding carboxypeptidase-like regulatory domain-containing protein, whose product is MPAKASLRLDFGSDTCPGALFEMPEQAVDPGELMTLRIWAATEAMLDGYELRQGLQSLGLGERVDYPGQVTCKYFDWAGENTAQQFTFPVSRITRVTAFAPLLCVVGDELVTVAPQGHDVTDKFVRVGHSCLAPILGQFPGPLYGTTHAVAERPPYAREWAWTAPSDPTGAQWFFLYRGGVLKRRFSLALSDEPEDASIKYVDCKIRVIDADTAGAVLGAQVYIEIGEDYVDLGLTDDRYGFVKVFNILSGEYRVVVEKDGYESNAEMITITPDGDEVRVQIEVAA